GCAGGAGGGCTGCTGTGTGATAGGTCACCCGCATTTCCACCCCTTCATAGCCGTACACCTGATGCCGCATGTTCTTAAGACTCTCTTCCAATCCCAGCAGGTGCTTCGCCGCTATCCGCCCCAGTGCCACGATGAGTTTCGGTTGGATGATCCGGATCTGTTCTTTGAGATAGGGCAGGCACTGCTCAACCTCTGATGCCAGGGGATCCCGGTTACCCGGCGGCCGACACTTGAGAATATTACAAATATAGACCTCGCGCCGGGAAAGCTGAATTGCCGCCAGAACCCGGTCCAGGAGCTTGCCGGCCTTGCCTACAAAAGGCTCCCCCTGGCGGTCTTCTTCGAAGCCGGGAGCTTCACCCACAAACACCATGTCCGCAGCCGGGTCACCCACCCCGAAAACAAACCTGGTACGTGTGGCCCCCAACGGACAATTCTGGCAGCTGGAAATCTCCTCTTCAAAGGCCAGCAGGGCTGCTGTCTGATCGCCTGTAACTGGAGGGGACGGCGGCGGTTCACTGGTGGGGATTGGCTGGCCCAGGACTAATTGGTCACCGTACAGTTTCCGGTGACGCTGCAAATAGCGGACAGCCTGCTCAACGGATGGGGACATGCGATCTCACAATCTTAGGACTCTTCCGCCTCGACCTCATTATCCCGATCTACATAACGCCAGTTGAGATGACCATCCAGGAAATCCTCCATGGCCAGGACGCTCGATTTTTCCTCCTCTACAAATCCCTCCTCATCAACCGGCTCCGGCACCGCATATTCGTCTTCAGGGTATTCCTCTGAAAAGTCGATGCGTTCCGCCGCCCGCCGAGCGTTGATCTGCCGCGCCCGGTGACTGGCAACCACAACCGCTTCGAACACATCCGGCGTACGCTTGAGAATCTCCTGGAATGATAAAGTCTCTAACTTCATTTCACCTCCATGATAATGGCTTCGATCTCATTCACGGCCCGGTCAAGGTCGTCGTTGACCACCACATGGTCAAAATCTTTCTTGTAGGTCATCTCTTCCGGAATCCGCTCCAACCGCTTCTCGATTGCCTCCTGATCTTCAGTGCCGCGGCCCTTCAGGCGTTCAATGAGGGTCTCGAGATCGGGCGGCTCGATAAAAATGGCGACCGTTTCATCCGGGAATTGCCGCTTGATGTTTACACCGCCCTTCACATCCAGATCCAATAGCAGAGCCTCGCCCTGGTTCAGGACATTCTGCAAAGCTGAACGCAGGGTGCCGTAGCGGTATCCGTGAACCCATTCCCACTCGGCGAACTGGTCGTCGGCCACATAGGCATCGAATTGCTCATCGGTAAGAAAAGTATAATCTTCTCCGTTCGTTTCGTAGGGCCTGCGCGGACGTGTCGTCGCCGAAACCGAGAAGTGCCACTCGGGATGGCCTTTCTGCAGCACCCTGCGAATGGTAGTTTTGC
This window of the Candidatus Neomarinimicrobiota bacterium genome carries:
- the rpoZ gene encoding DNA-directed RNA polymerase subunit omega, whose amino-acid sequence is MKLETLSFQEILKRTPDVFEAVVVASHRARQINARRAAERIDFSEEYPEDEYAVPEPVDEEGFVEEEKSSVLAMEDFLDGHLNWRYVDRDNEVEAEES
- a CDS encoding uracil-DNA glycosylase; its protein translation is MSPSVEQAVRYLQRHRKLYGDQLVLGQPIPTSEPPPSPPVTGDQTAALLAFEEEISSCQNCPLGATRTRFVFGVGDPAADMVFVGEAPGFEEDRQGEPFVGKAGKLLDRVLAAIQLSRREVYICNILKCRPPGNRDPLASEVEQCLPYLKEQIRIIQPKLIVALGRIAAKHLLGLEESLKNMRHQVYGYEGVEMRVTYHTAALL
- the gmk gene encoding guanylate kinase, with product MSSGHLVVISAPSGAGKTTIRRVLQKGHPEWHFSVSATTRPRRPYETNGEDYTFLTDEQFDAYVADDQFAEWEWVHGYRYGTLRSALQNVLNQGEALLLDLDVKGGVNIKRQFPDETVAIFIEPPDLETLIERLKGRGTEDQEAIEKRLERIPEEMTYKKDFDHVVVNDDLDRAVNEIEAIIMEVK